Proteins encoded by one window of Lathyrus oleraceus cultivar Zhongwan6 chromosome 1, CAAS_Psat_ZW6_1.0, whole genome shotgun sequence:
- the LOC127109838 gene encoding uncharacterized protein LOC127109838 — protein sequence MAGEQHSDHSRPLVNYNMDDGPPSHEADVRDGHPSTPSPEPQNNGDASHAHNLGAETFHPIPVPVEGDAVMIAMVNALNQAGSMLHQQHERIVALEAERQEARPQPVSRIQQRSEPTKKRGRRSPEPHASRARARRDGGRARTSPRRGHSPDNNELSPLRSDEEDLHCPLSRAIMEAPLPKGMEKPPNLAVYDGTTDPDDHVDNVNAMLDYRNDITGHLKCRLFSTTLRKGAMAWYKSLAPESITSWRVMRSMFTRHFTASRRHPKTEATLEAIVQKKNETLRSYIERFNQEAVEVDTTEHMKKYLLERGLLPGSELSRAVGIEPPRTLNELLHKAQAYIRYEEKQVAHNARSGRNAGETEHSKREDTSISRRNGDKRREERPRELREGRGPAGRYSEYTLLTAPRERILAECINSEFKQGRVRFPKPSAPKPHTDKSKYCRFHRSHGHVTEDCVHLKDAIEILIQEGHLKQYTRKNEAPRHDEPEKKRPRENTPPDNSPYQVALCVSRPEDFFLPEPLPEGKITALSPWEDFPTTLVISGGGTNGESAALSVKRKFDELLLTAPEQKATLTKYRGKSNPISFFLEELPGGSPNSAIPLLIRAKRARFDVRRILVDEGSSVDIMYVHLFKTLKLDKTNLAPYVGSDLQGFNGATTRPWGYVELLVTFGEQETAREVKIQFLVVDCPSLYNCIFGRPTLAELTAVPSTVHLKMKYYTKLGHVVTIHGDIEAARRCYDAAVKGQAVVSTKSNCNNKKLKTEDPARGVNAIDLDCRIGLDETEEGRFPKERSLEHPVRPIPDGEFELIPLGDDPERTVKIGKGLPEETREELVACLKENSDLFAWNAAEMPGLDPEIACHKLAVDRAAKPIAQRRRKQSPEKAEAAERAVKDLLEANFISEAQYTTWLSNVVLVKKNNGKWRMCVDYTDLNRACPKDAFPLPNIDSLVDNSAGFKLLSFMDAYSGYNQIPMSPADKKHTTFMTPTGNYYYNVMPFGLKNAGATYQRMMNKVFKDEIGDMLEVYMDDMIVKSHEEITHARHLTKVFEQARQCKMRFNPEKCTFGVRAGKFLGFYLTERGIEANPDKCRAFSEFPTPKTKKSIQSLNGVLASLSRFIAKSAPHALPFFRLLRKEATFDWTDECEQALLHLKKVLSQPPVLSRPSEKETLYLYLSVATEAVSAVLIRETDEGQKPIYFTSKALQGPELRYQQIEKVALALINTARRLRYYFLAHTIKVRTDQPIKQLLGRPDMAGRMLKWSLELSEFDIQYESRKALKAQALADFVAEMTHCPTPAESAHKWTIFVDGASSTSGSGAGIILENEEGILIEVSLALAFPTSNNQAEYEAFLAGLRLAEDLGAKEVKISTDSQLVASQVRGEYQTKNDNLLGYLSLVKEKLDRFEKWEVQHIPREHNTRADVLSKLASTRKKGGNKSVIQEILPRPSIDKLPPPLEVNAIGDAHCWMTPIYNYLTRDELPADPKEATTVKRRACSLGEAKRAWVEELHSVLWAYRTTPHSTTGETPFRLTYGTEAVIPVEIRAPTRRTEEPLDEEMNDETLRAELDLVEEIRSEAALRETTLKQKIALRHDAKVIKREFQVGTLVLRRNQKNPREGKLAANWEGPYRVRDKTSNGAYYLENLQGEQLARPWNAEKLRQYYN from the exons ATGGCCGGAGAACAACATAGCGATCACAGCCGTCCCCTCGTCAACTACAACATGGACGACGGCCCGCCATCCCATGAAGCGGACGTTCGGGACGGTCATCCATCCACCCCGTCTCCAGAGCCCCAAAACAACGGAGATGCCTCTCACGCCCACAATTTAGGGGCAGAGACATTTCATCCCATTCCCGTTCCCGTTGAAGGAGACGCCGTAATGATTGCCATGGTGAATGCCCTCAATCAGGCCGGTTCTATGCTCCACCAGCAGCACGAACGAATCGTGGCCCTCGAAGCCGAACGACAAGAGGCCCGGCCCCAGCCGGTGAGTAGGATACAACAACGTTCGGAGCCAACGAAGAAGCGAGGACGTCGCTCTCCCGAACCCCACGCCAGCAGGGCACGCGCCCGTCGTGACGGTGGTCGAGCGAGAACATCACCAAGGCGCGGGCACAGCCCCGACAACAACGAACTGTCTCCCTTAAGGAGCGACGAGGAAGATTTGCATTGCCCCCTATCTCGGGCAATAATGGAAGCCCCGCTCCCCAAAGGCATGGAGAAACCGCCAAACCTAGCTGTGTACGACGGGACGACAGATCCCGACGATCACGTCGACAACGTCAACGCGATGCTCGACTACCGCAATGATATAACCGGGCACCTCAAATGCCGACTGTTCTCAACGACCCTCAGGAAAGGGGCCATGGCCTGGTACAAAAGCTTGGCCCCTGAGTCCATTACGTCATGGAGAGTCATGAGGTCCATGTTCACCCGGCACTTTACAGCTTCCCGTCGTCACCCCAAGACTGAGGCGACCCTTGAAGCCATAGtgcagaagaagaatgaaacACTGCGCTCATACATCGAGCGATTCAACCAGGAAGCTGTCGAGGTAGATACCACCGAGCACATGAAGAAGTATCTCCTCGAGAGAGGTCTCTTGCCCGGCAGTGAACTTAGCAGGGCCGTAGGGATCGAGCCTCCCCGCACCTTAAACGAGCTCCTGCATAAAGCCCAAGCCTACATCAGATACGAGGAAAAGCAGGTGGCACACAATGCCCGCAGCGGACGTAACGCTGGGGAGACCGAGCACTCAAAACGCGAGGACACGAGCATTTCCCGTCGCAACGGCGACAAACGAAGAGAAGAAAGACCTCGCGAGCTCCGGGAAGGAAGAGGCCCCGCGGGCAGATATAGCGAGTACACCTTACTGACGGCTCCTCGAGAGCGCATCCTCGCAGAATGTATCAACTCTGAATTTAAGCAGGGCAGGGTCAGGTTCCCAAAACCGTCTGCACCAAAACCCCACACCGACAAATCAAAGTACTGCCGGTTCCACAGAAGTCACGGGCACGTGACCGAAGACTGCGTCCACCTGAAGGATGCGATAGAAATTTTAATCCAAGAGGGGCACCTGAAGCAGTATACGAGGAAGAACGAAGCTCCCAGACACGACGAGCCAGAGAAGAAGAGACCCCGGGAAAACACACCACCCGACAACTCTCCCTATCAAGTGGCCCTCTGCGTGTCACGACCGGAAGATTTCTTCCTCCCCGAACCATTGCCCGAGGGCAAGATCACTGCACTCAGCCCCTGGGAAGACTTCCCTACCACACTGGTGATATCAGGAGGAGGAACTAACGGGGAATCCGCGGCCCTCTCCGTCAAACGTAAGTTCGACGAACTCCTACTGACTGCCCCCGAGCAGAAAGCGACATTGACAAAATACCGGGGAAAATCCAACCCAATATCCTTCTTCCTGGAGGAACTCCCGGGCGGATCCCCGAACTCGGCCATCCCACTATTGATAAGAGCAAAGAGGGCCCGATTCGACGTACGACGCATCCTGGTCGACGAAGGGAGCTCAGTGGATATCATGTACGTCCACCTCTTCAAGACTCTGAAGCTAGACAAGACCAACTTAGCCCCCTACGTCGGATCAGATCTCCAAGGATTCAACGGAGCAACAACCAGACCGTGGGGATATGTTGAGCTCCTCGTCACCTTCGGCGAACAAGAAACGGCCAGGGAAGTCAAAATCCAATTCCTGGTCGTAGACTGTCCGTCTCTCTACAATTGCATCTTTGGACGCCCGACACTGGCCGAACTCACTGCGGTCCCATCCACCGTCCACCTGAAGATGAAATACTACACCAAATTGGGACATGTGGTCACCATCCATGGTGACATCGAAGCAGCCCGGCGATGCTACGACGCCGCAGTAAAAGGACAGGCCGTAGTCAGCACGAAGAGCAACTGCAATAACAAAAAACTCAAGACCGAGGATCCCGCCCGAGGAGTCAACGCCATCGACCTCGACTGTCGCATCGGGCTGGACGAGACCGAAGAGGGGAGGTTCCCCAAGGAACGCTCTCTCGAACACCCGGTCCGACCAATCCCCGACGGGGAGTTCGAACTCATTCCTCTTGGGGACGATCCGGAAAGGACGGTGAAGATAGGTAAGGGACTACCCGAGGAGACAAGAGAAGAGCTAGTAGCATGCCTCAAAGAGAACTCCGACCTCTTCGCGTGGAATGCCGCAGAAATGCCCGGGCTGGACCCCGAGATCGCGTGTCATAAGCTAGCTGTAGACCGGGCAGCCAAGCCCATAGCACAGCGTAGACGCAAGCAATCGCCCGAAAAGGCAGAGGCTGCCGAGCGAGCTGTAAAAGACCTCTTAGAGGCAAATTTTATTTCTGAAGCCCAGTACACAACCTGGCTCTCTAATGTAGTCCTCgttaagaaaaataatggaaaatggcgtatgtgtgttgattatactgATCTTAATAGGGCTTGCCCGAAAGATGCTTTCCCCCTCCCTAATATAGACTCGCTCGTTGACAACTCTGCAGGTTTTAAACTCTTGTCCTTCATGGACGCATATAGTGGATACAACCAGATCCCTATGTCGCCCGCAGACAAGAAACACACAACGTTCATGACCCCAACGGGCAATTACTATTACAACGTGATGCCGTTCGGGCTCAAGAACGCTGGCGCTACATACCAACGCATGATGAACAAAGTCTTCAAGGACGAAATAGGGGACATGCTCGAAGTATACATGGACGACATGATCGTCAAATCACACGAAGAGATAACCCATGCTCGACACCTTACGAAGGTATTCGAGCAGGCGAGACAGTGTAAAATGAGGTTCAACCCCGAGAAATGCACGTTCGGAGTCCGGGCAGGCAAGTTCCTCGGTTTCTATCTCACCGAAAGAGGGATCGAGGCCAACCCCGACAAATGCCGGGCATTCTCGGAGTTTCCGACCCCGAAAACCAAAAAATCGATCCAGTCGCTCAATGGAGTGCTCGCCTCACTCTCCCGTTTCATCGCCAAGTCCGCCCCGCACGCATTGCCATTCTTCAGACTCCTTCGCAAAGAGGCTACCTTCGACTGGACCGATGAATGTGAGCAAGCGCTACTCCATCTAAAGAAAGTTCTGTCCCAACCCCCGGTCTTATCACGGCCATCAGAAAAGGAAACCCTATACTTATACCTATCCGTGGCGACCGAGGCCGTCAGCGCCGTTCTAATAAGAGAAACCGACGAAGGACAAAAGCCCATCTATTTTACGAGTAAAGCACTCCAAGGTCCCGAGCTCCGATATCAGCAAATCGAAAAGGTCGCCCTGGCCCTCATCAACACAGCGAGGAGACTACGATATTATTTCCTCGCACACACGATAAAGGTGAGGACCGACCAGCCAATCAAACAGCTGCTCGGGCGCCCGGATATGGCCGGGAGGATGCTCAAGTGGTCACTAGAACTCTCCGAATTCGACATACAATACGAAAGTAGGAAAGCCTTGAAAGCTCAGGCGCTGGCCGACTTCGTCGCGGAGATGACCCACTGCCCGACTCCAGCAGAAAGCGCCCACAAATGGACGATCTTCGTCGATGGCGCCTCTAGCACATCAGGCAGCGGGGCCGGGATCATCCTCGAAAATGAAGAAGGGATCCTGATAGAGGTATCGTTAGCGCTAGCGTTCCCAACATCAAACAAccaagccgaatacgaagccttCCTCGCAGGCCTGAGGTTAGCCGAGGACCTGGGAGCAAAAGAGGTAAAAATATCCACCGACTCCCAGCTCGTGGCCTCACAAGTGCGAGGAGAATACCAAACCAAGAACGACAACCTCCTCGGGTACTTGTCCCTCGTCAAAGAAAAACTTGATAGATTTGAAAAATGGGAAGTTCAACACATACCCCGCGAACACAACACACGGGCAGACGTTCTCTCGAAACTAGCCAGCACGAGGAAAAAGGGTGGGAATAAATCAGTAATCCAAGAAATTCTCCCGCGGCCCAGCATCGACAAACTACCGCCCCCACTCGAGGTCAACGCTATTGGAGATGCCCACTGTTGGATGACACCCATCTACAATTACCTCACACGAGACGAACTCCCGGCTGACCCGAAAGAGGCGACCACTGTCAAACGACGCGCATGCTC ACTCGGTGAGGCAAAGAGGGCATGGGTCGAGGAGCTACATAGCGTGCTATGGGCCTACCGCACGACACCACATTCTACCACCGGGGAAACCCCGTTCCGACTAACTTACGGCACCGAAGCAGTCATCCCGGTGGAGATACGGGCGCCAACGAGGAGGACGGAGGAGCCCCTAGACGAGGAAATGAACGATGAAACCCTTAGAGCCGAGCTCGACCTAGTCGAGGAGATACGCTCCGAAGCAGCTCTCAGGGAAACGACCCTCAAACAAAAAATAGCACTACGCCATGACGCGAAAGTCATAAAAAGAGAGTTCCAGGTCGGCACCCTGGTCCTCAGAAGAAACCAGAAAAACCCGAGAGAGGGCAAACTGGCGGCCAACTGGGAAGGTCCTTACCGCGTCCGCGACAAAACGAGCAACGGGGCCTATTACCTAGAAAACCTACAAGGAGAACAACTCGCTCGACCATGGAACGCAGAAAAACTTAGACAGTATTACAACTAA